In a single window of the Flavobacterium ammoniigenes genome:
- a CDS encoding DUF6814 family protein codes for MNAIKKLLGIVWIGLGLAAGYYLLINQAIPKFESGKPEDMIPAIIYTFILSPIIVGGLGIFGYYSLTGEYSDN; via the coding sequence ATGAACGCAATAAAAAAATTATTAGGGATTGTGTGGATCGGTTTAGGTCTTGCAGCTGGATATTATCTATTGATTAACCAAGCTATTCCAAAATTTGAGTCAGGAAAACCAGAAGATATGATTCCTGCAATTATTTATACCTTTATTCTTTCACCGATTATCGTAGGTGGTTTGGGTATCTTTGGATACTACTCTCTTACAGGAGAATATAGCGATAACTAA